In Limnohabitans sp. INBF002, one genomic interval encodes:
- a CDS encoding tetratricopeptide repeat protein, whose translation MNKLQSKRFVQARTDRKAGRLQKSLESLLKLLKELPKSTEVRIELGVTYYGQGKLNEAADIFYKLHEDFPEEINILNYCGVTYMQLGMFDLAIQFFKKYVGKKNDDYEAWINLCCAAGKNNQFTDAAFYAMQALSLKPLDSKAHQNMGSVMLALGRRQDALISFQTALDLDPKNINALSNIGNIFGEINQPENALAIYNECLEKSPEDSPAQSDLKYRMSFEYMKLGQLDKAWDYYDHGFVMTDMQSRTPKRKFEVPQWKGQPIPGKKLMVWREQGLGDELMFMPTLRDLLEDHNDVIIECDPRLVTTLQRSFPKCVVRTQAFYSPPNGLPVIKDYDFHIPLGSLLGIYRRTIQDFSKASPYLVPDSNQVANFQARINSRKPKIGICWRSGTLNAQRNQHYTPLSSWGPIFEMRNEVEFVNLQYGDCERELFAAEDAFGMKIHRWEDVDLMNDLDALTSLIGSLDHVVSAGTAVAQFSMAVGIPLSLFLPNGHPWVLLGQTQYPWYPNNSVKLYRPEVGQIIDSVLPQIAADL comes from the coding sequence ATGAACAAACTTCAATCTAAGCGCTTTGTTCAGGCAAGAACAGACCGTAAGGCAGGCCGTCTGCAAAAATCGCTTGAAAGCTTATTGAAGCTATTGAAAGAGCTACCCAAATCAACTGAGGTACGAATTGAGTTAGGCGTGACCTATTACGGCCAAGGAAAACTCAATGAAGCTGCGGATATTTTTTATAAGCTTCATGAGGATTTCCCTGAAGAAATCAATATCTTGAACTATTGCGGCGTGACTTACATGCAATTAGGCATGTTTGACCTAGCCATTCAGTTTTTCAAAAAGTACGTTGGGAAAAAAAATGATGACTATGAGGCATGGATCAATCTGTGCTGTGCTGCCGGTAAAAACAATCAATTCACTGATGCTGCGTTTTATGCCATGCAAGCATTGTCATTGAAGCCACTTGATTCAAAAGCTCACCAAAATATGGGGTCGGTCATGCTGGCTTTGGGGAGGCGACAGGATGCACTGATCTCGTTCCAAACCGCGCTAGATCTGGACCCAAAAAATATCAACGCACTATCGAACATTGGCAATATTTTTGGAGAAATAAACCAACCCGAAAATGCCCTGGCGATCTATAACGAATGTTTAGAAAAAAGCCCTGAAGACAGCCCCGCTCAATCTGATTTGAAATACCGAATGAGTTTCGAATATATGAAACTCGGCCAACTTGATAAGGCGTGGGATTATTACGACCATGGCTTTGTAATGACTGATATGCAAAGTCGAACACCGAAAAGAAAATTCGAGGTACCTCAGTGGAAAGGCCAGCCCATACCCGGGAAAAAACTCATGGTTTGGCGTGAACAAGGTTTGGGCGATGAACTCATGTTCATGCCCACACTTCGTGATTTACTCGAAGATCACAACGATGTAATCATTGAATGCGATCCTCGGTTAGTTACGACATTGCAACGATCTTTTCCGAAATGTGTTGTACGTACGCAGGCGTTTTACAGCCCACCTAATGGTCTACCTGTCATAAAAGACTACGACTTTCATATTCCATTAGGGTCGTTGCTTGGAATTTACAGACGTACTATTCAGGACTTCAGCAAAGCATCGCCATACTTGGTGCCAGATTCAAATCAGGTGGCAAATTTTCAAGCGCGAATCAACTCGAGAAAACCAAAGATTGGCATATGTTGGCGTAGCGGCACGTTGAACGCTCAGCGTAACCAACACTACACGCCACTCTCATCGTGGGGACCCATTTTTGAGATGCGTAATGAAGTTGAGTTTGTCAACCTCCAGTACGGAGACTGTGAGCGTGAACTCTTTGCAGCAGAAGATGCTTTTGGTATGAAGATTCATCGCTGGGAAGACGTTGATTTAATGAACGATCTAGACGCTTTGACATCCTTAATTGGAAGTTTGGATCATGTGGTTTCTGCAGGAACAGCCGTAGCGCAGTTTTCGATGGCTGTAGGTATTCCACTCAGTTTATTTTTGCCAAATGGGCATCCGTGGGTCTTGCTAGGTCAAACTCAATACCCTTGGTATCCAAACAATTCTGTCAAGCTGTATCGCCCAGAAGTAGGGCAAATCATTGACTCAGTGTTACCTCAAATTGCCGCTGATCTTTAA
- a CDS encoding flagellin: MTVINTNVKSLVAQDAIMKNNRALSTSMQRLSTGSRINSAKDDAAGLAISTRMDSQVRGLSMAIRNANDGISLMQTAEGSMDEVTGILQRMRELSVQSVNGTNNDSDRVALNDEITQLKSEIDRIATTTEFNNQKLLDGSFKDKKLQIGDKSYQTMQVDIGSVSTKDLGMASGSFDGQTLVGNRVALTAFDKGDVMINGQELAKFDPTTSKDDLEDLIQNINENVDNVTASGFNTVVAKQIGTGITTDGQFKIQVQALGASAATTYSISASENMQELVDNINNEAGAVVQASINDQGKLVLSNNTGATIKVADGSGSANSYETASGFNHGATAAAYSTFTGFLKLDSDDGNPIRIEAGNRQGTAPGSLTDLASLGFREVSSNYNKAQDAYTVTGTALTTAGVTTAWGQTDININGVDIYDADIATTTFQGKLDAINNFSEQTGVIAYAQLDKTFTFTAGNLKGMTAADKILFNGVEVFSSTGTSTTLSALATAINTKTGTTGITAEADGFNLRLTGTNVQSLKIDTSNTGGTSAPTVFADNQQIFASIRLDSANNSPISIQLGDDATVAEHGFLEQNVGAADYQVNAAALGVGSGQSLTGLNVSTASAATAAISTIDNAIEKVSSMRSKLGAMENRLNSTVNNLSNIVTNTQASRSRIQDTDYASETTALAKAQIISQAATAMLAQANQQPQSVLSLLK; encoded by the coding sequence ATGACAGTCATTAATACAAACGTGAAGTCGCTCGTCGCTCAAGACGCGATTATGAAAAACAACCGTGCCTTGTCGACCTCGATGCAACGTCTGTCGACTGGCAGCCGCATCAATTCGGCCAAGGATGACGCTGCTGGCTTGGCCATCAGCACTCGTATGGACTCACAAGTTCGCGGCTTGAGCATGGCCATCCGCAACGCCAACGACGGCATCTCTTTGATGCAAACCGCTGAAGGTTCGATGGACGAAGTGACAGGTATCTTGCAACGCATGCGTGAGTTGTCTGTTCAGTCTGTGAACGGTACTAACAACGATTCAGATCGCGTAGCTTTGAATGATGAGATCACGCAACTCAAGTCTGAAATTGATCGTATTGCCACAACGACAGAGTTCAACAATCAGAAACTGTTAGACGGTTCTTTCAAAGACAAAAAACTACAAATTGGTGATAAGTCTTACCAAACAATGCAAGTTGACATTGGGTCTGTCAGCACCAAAGACTTGGGCATGGCATCGGGTTCCTTTGATGGCCAAACCTTGGTGGGTAACCGCGTAGCGTTGACAGCTTTTGATAAAGGTGATGTCATGATCAACGGCCAAGAATTGGCCAAGTTTGATCCAACAACGTCTAAGGATGATCTCGAAGATTTGATCCAAAACATCAACGAAAACGTTGACAACGTGACTGCTTCAGGCTTTAACACCGTGGTTGCCAAGCAGATAGGTACTGGTATCACGACCGACGGCCAGTTCAAAATTCAAGTGCAAGCTTTGGGTGCTAGTGCTGCTACGACATACAGCATCTCGGCATCAGAAAATATGCAAGAGTTGGTGGACAACATCAACAATGAAGCTGGTGCAGTAGTACAAGCTAGCATCAATGATCAAGGTAAGTTGGTCTTGAGCAACAACACAGGTGCAACCATTAAAGTTGCAGATGGTTCAGGCAGTGCGAACAGTTATGAAACTGCGTCCGGTTTCAATCATGGAGCTACAGCAGCTGCCTATTCGACTTTCACTGGTTTCCTGAAGTTAGATTCCGATGACGGCAACCCTATCCGTATTGAAGCAGGCAACCGTCAAGGCACTGCACCTGGTAGCTTGACTGATTTGGCAAGCTTGGGCTTCCGTGAGGTGAGCTCTAACTACAACAAGGCACAAGATGCTTACACCGTTACTGGTACAGCTTTGACTACAGCAGGTGTTACAACAGCCTGGGGTCAAACAGACATCAATATCAACGGCGTAGATATTTACGATGCAGATATCGCTACTACGACTTTCCAAGGTAAGTTGGATGCGATCAATAACTTCTCTGAACAAACTGGCGTGATTGCATACGCTCAGTTAGATAAAACATTTACTTTCACAGCAGGCAACCTCAAAGGGATGACTGCAGCTGACAAGATTTTGTTCAACGGTGTTGAAGTATTCTCTTCAACGGGTACTTCTACGACACTGTCGGCTCTTGCCACTGCGATCAACACCAAAACAGGCACAACAGGTATTACAGCTGAAGCAGATGGATTCAATTTGAGATTGACGGGCACCAATGTCCAATCGTTGAAAATTGACACGAGCAACACTGGTGGCACTTCTGCTCCAACCGTATTTGCCGATAACCAGCAAATTTTTGCATCCATCCGTCTTGATTCCGCAAATAATAGTCCTATTAGCATTCAGTTGGGTGATGATGCAACTGTCGCTGAGCACGGATTCCTCGAGCAAAACGTTGGAGCTGCTGACTATCAAGTAAACGCTGCAGCGTTGGGTGTGGGTAGCGGTCAAAGTTTGACAGGTTTGAATGTCAGCACCGCAAGTGCTGCTACTGCAGCCATCTCAACTATTGACAATGCCATCGAGAAAGTTAGCTCTATGCGCAGCAAGTTGGGTGCGATGGAAAACCGCCTCAACAGTACAGTCAATAACCTGAGCAACATCGTGACTAACACGCAAGCATCACGTAGCCGCATCCAGGATACTGACTACGCATCTGAAACCACAGCTTTGGCTAAGGCTCAGATCATCTCGCAAGCGGCAACAGCGATGTTGGCTCAGGCCAACCAGCAGCCACAAAGCGTGTTGTCTTTGCTCAAGTAA
- the flgL gene encoding flagellar hook-associated protein FlgL, whose product MKISTSLYFDRSTQQLGNVQAKLTKVQEQLSTGLQIVKPSDAPDKASLVTRLESELARQSGYQDTLKSVNVRLSAEETALKNTSDVMYRVKELAVQAANDTLGAQDRQSIALELGTLRDQILSMANSQDSNGNYLFSGSRAGEPAFSQNSDGRVVYQGDHSRMKVNVGDNRRMNLNLPGSDVFTRVVRDDGKGNKVGVDFFQALDDLTQAVKSADRTSIQRGISEVDTLQNGISEGLGQIGADLSVADMQTNVLDQVVLRLQTTRSDIEDLDYTEAITRMNKDQLALEAAQSSFSKISQMSLFKFLN is encoded by the coding sequence ATGAAAATTTCTACTAGCCTTTACTTCGATCGCTCCACGCAACAACTGGGCAACGTGCAAGCCAAGCTCACCAAAGTGCAAGAGCAGTTGTCCACGGGTTTGCAAATTGTCAAACCCAGCGATGCACCCGACAAAGCCTCGTTAGTGACACGCCTTGAGTCTGAACTGGCACGCCAATCGGGTTACCAAGACACGCTGAAATCTGTCAACGTGCGCTTGAGTGCTGAAGAAACCGCCCTCAAAAACACCAGTGACGTGATGTACCGCGTCAAAGAGTTGGCGGTGCAAGCCGCCAACGACACCTTGGGTGCGCAAGACCGTCAAAGCATCGCACTGGAACTTGGCACGCTGCGCGATCAAATTTTGAGCATGGCCAACAGCCAAGACAGCAATGGCAACTATTTGTTCTCGGGTAGCCGTGCAGGCGAGCCCGCATTCAGCCAAAACAGCGATGGTCGTGTGGTGTACCAAGGCGACCATTCGCGCATGAAGGTGAACGTGGGCGACAACCGCCGCATGAACTTGAACCTGCCGGGTTCTGATGTCTTCACGCGCGTGGTGCGCGACGACGGCAAAGGCAACAAGGTGGGCGTTGACTTCTTTCAAGCTTTGGATGACCTCACGCAAGCAGTCAAGAGCGCAGATCGCACCAGTATTCAACGTGGCATTTCTGAAGTTGACACTTTACAAAATGGCATCAGCGAAGGCTTAGGTCAAATTGGTGCAGATTTGTCAGTTGCTGACATGCAAACCAATGTGCTGGACCAAGTGGTGTTGCGCTTGCAAACCACACGTTCAGACATTGAAGACTTGGATTACACCGAGGCCATCACGCGGATGAACAAAGACCAACTGGCTTTGGAGGCTGCTCAAAGTAGCTTTTCGAAAATTTCGCAAATGAGTTTGTTTAAATTTTTGAATTAA
- a CDS encoding flagellar protein FlaG has product MSTGLQSISSSSAQTRQVLSALAPSAAKGTAPASSAAPVSQVAKENFAKKAEVGSDLQKLHESIQASVERLNAMMKDSGRDLNIGIDKALGGPVVTVRNAESGEVVRQIPNEVVVKMAHSIEAFKGWLHDGNA; this is encoded by the coding sequence ATGTCTACAGGTCTTCAATCAATTAGTTCATCTTCGGCGCAAACTCGCCAAGTTTTGAGCGCGCTGGCTCCGTCTGCAGCTAAAGGTACTGCACCTGCGTCATCTGCTGCACCTGTCAGTCAAGTGGCCAAAGAAAACTTTGCCAAAAAAGCAGAAGTTGGCTCTGACTTGCAAAAATTGCATGAATCCATTCAGGCTTCTGTTGAACGCCTGAATGCCATGATGAAAGACAGCGGTCGCGACCTCAATATTGGTATCGACAAGGCCTTAGGCGGCCCCGTGGTGACGGTACGCAATGCTGAATCTGGTGAAGTGGTTCGTCAAATTCCCAATGAAGTGGTTGTCAAGATGGCGCACAGCATCGAAGCCTTCAAGGGCTGGCTGCACGATGGCAATGCTTGA
- the fliD gene encoding flagellar filament capping protein FliD, which yields MATTAVSSTSTTAATTAATNKANAQKIMTSLGAGSGVDVTSLAQSLVNAEKLPKETELNTKISKNDARVSGYSAVMFMMTELKTSFTALKDRNNFNALATSNSNSSAFGVTTSEAAVTGNHEVEVLRLAKAQRTVSGGLASASALLNGGKAMTLSLKVGDASAVARSITTRQGATAATEATSVTFQNLAVNETVTVGGLKYTATQATTAADVAAAFANPSSTPANGSFSGSLTGFAAASSATPGTLIFTSDTANANVTDLTVSTTATTSPILATSQGAAATTERTTVTFKDMAAGESITVGGLKYTSTGVSTAAQVAAAFSGLQAGATTPSNPLTGTFTGALTDFNAGVTDSSGTLSFTSTTATSNVSDLAVFGSSVDISLAAGKDTPQGIVDAINASKVGVTAQLVNTGDGSATPYQIILSGPVGLAGAFSINTQYGEGTGSPGLTFPSGHAANQVATDALVKVDGISYTRSSNTLTDVVSGLTLNLKSTTTSSASLDVTRDNAVLKEKFAALVTAYNDADNILNEVSNPKSTLDTYGATLVGDSTVRSLRQQLRGMVSGLSSTPGENIKSFAQMGISIDQKGVMSLDDAKLETALTDNYTDVVKSFTGGYNNLGTYSTLSAGFAGDAVKKITSIIGSKGALTTNTATANTQNTKYKADLEKLNTRMDSLLARYTKQFGVMESLVGQVNSQKTSLKSSFEGLMAMYTKA from the coding sequence ATGGCAACCACTGCAGTAAGTTCGACCAGTACAACAGCTGCAACTACTGCGGCAACGAACAAAGCGAATGCTCAAAAGATCATGACATCTTTAGGGGCAGGGTCAGGTGTCGATGTCACCTCGCTGGCGCAAAGTTTGGTGAATGCTGAGAAGTTGCCCAAAGAAACAGAGCTCAATACAAAGATCTCGAAAAATGATGCCCGTGTTTCGGGCTACTCTGCCGTGATGTTCATGATGACGGAGTTGAAGACATCTTTCACAGCCCTGAAAGACCGAAACAATTTCAATGCATTGGCTACTTCAAACTCCAATTCAAGCGCATTTGGGGTAACCACTAGCGAGGCCGCTGTTACAGGCAATCATGAGGTTGAAGTGTTGCGTCTTGCTAAGGCGCAACGTACGGTAAGCGGCGGTTTGGCCTCTGCCTCTGCGCTGTTGAATGGTGGTAAAGCGATGACGCTCTCGCTTAAGGTGGGTGATGCTTCTGCTGTGGCGCGGTCTATCACCACGCGACAGGGCGCAACTGCTGCGACCGAGGCTACTTCGGTGACATTTCAAAATCTGGCTGTAAATGAAACAGTCACTGTGGGAGGACTGAAATACACCGCCACGCAAGCGACAACGGCCGCTGATGTGGCCGCTGCTTTTGCCAATCCATCTTCTACCCCAGCAAATGGCAGCTTCAGTGGCAGCTTGACGGGGTTTGCTGCAGCATCTTCTGCCACTCCAGGCACTTTGATATTTACAAGTGATACGGCGAACGCGAATGTGACTGATTTGACGGTCTCTACGACGGCGACCACATCACCCATTCTCGCGACGAGCCAAGGTGCTGCTGCCACCACTGAGCGCACAACCGTCACATTCAAGGACATGGCCGCAGGTGAATCCATCACTGTTGGTGGGTTGAAATACACCTCGACAGGTGTGTCGACAGCGGCTCAGGTCGCTGCTGCATTCAGTGGTTTGCAGGCAGGTGCTACGACACCCAGTAATCCGTTAACAGGTACTTTCACGGGGGCTTTGACCGATTTCAATGCGGGCGTCACTGATAGTTCGGGGACTCTGTCATTTACCAGCACTACGGCCACCAGCAATGTGTCGGATTTAGCGGTGTTTGGATCAAGCGTCGATATTTCACTGGCGGCAGGCAAAGACACACCACAAGGTATTGTCGATGCCATTAACGCCAGCAAAGTGGGAGTTACCGCGCAGTTGGTGAACACAGGCGATGGCTCGGCCACGCCGTATCAGATTATCTTGAGCGGTCCTGTGGGGTTGGCTGGTGCGTTTTCTATCAACACGCAATATGGTGAGGGTACAGGTAGCCCAGGCTTGACCTTTCCATCGGGACATGCTGCTAACCAAGTTGCGACGGATGCCTTGGTCAAGGTCGATGGCATCAGTTACACGCGCTCTAGCAATACGCTGACAGACGTTGTGTCTGGTCTGACCTTAAATTTGAAAAGCACCACGACCAGCTCAGCTTCGCTTGATGTGACACGCGACAACGCGGTGCTTAAAGAAAAGTTTGCAGCACTGGTCACCGCTTATAACGATGCCGACAACATTTTGAACGAGGTGTCCAATCCCAAATCAACGTTGGATACCTACGGTGCAACCTTGGTGGGGGACAGCACGGTTCGCTCCCTGCGTCAGCAACTGCGCGGCATGGTCTCGGGTCTTTCCTCAACACCTGGCGAAAACATCAAGTCTTTCGCGCAAATGGGGATCAGCATTGACCAAAAAGGTGTCATGTCTCTGGACGACGCCAAGCTTGAAACTGCCTTGACCGACAACTACACAGATGTGGTCAAGTCCTTCACGGGCGGTTACAACAACTTGGGAACGTACAGCACCTTGTCTGCTGGCTTTGCGGGTGATGCAGTTAAGAAAATTACAAGCATCATCGGTAGCAAAGGTGCGCTCACCACCAATACTGCAACCGCGAACACTCAAAATACCAAATACAAAGCTGACTTAGAAAAGCTCAACACGCGCATGGATAGCTTGTTGGCCCGTTACACCAAGCAATTTGGCGTGATGGAGAGTTTGGTTGGTCAGGTCAATAGCCAGAAGACGAGCCTCAAGAGCAGTTTTGAAGGCTTGATGGCGATGTATACCAAAGCTTAA
- the flgK gene encoding flagellar hook-associated protein FlgK, with the protein MSDMLGISSNAIGAYQRALSTVANNISNVNTEGYSRQDVVLKDSAPKKLASMYVGTGVMLQNIKRQYDAFAESNLRNSTSDLASQKPMVDYAKRVMDIMGDKSIGLSSAFDDFFAAAGALSADPASTVQRTSFLRSADGVASRFGELNTQLDLIATETRQGVESVAAQINTLTSQLALVNQSLAKSPTVEGQPAELLDRRDLTLRQLSDLVRIKTTFTANGTVNVSLGTTMTQGLVVNGNKARPIGIDSSVQGKIELVLDPYGNTESLASASGGQLGGYQSFISQVLEPAQKNLSALAQTFVAETNTIQRNGIDGYGQMGADLFAFAPDVSMPAAAIRLAVNDGMRVATAAQFRVGEGSTNITTTRATVKFTGTTPATQLSNAQLVNNPNASAGVTFKVDGARVYTPVTSLSAGVKAAFYLDEAEPGQQLQVMTRDGRQLLGQALTETEKFQLFTPENGFSANANYSDAYLNKTGAEAYRGLDMFYGAKAEVLYGQNFDQYGAAGTALPLAASMETSRISSSDAKIAAGAITVNGLALSAFNANTDSEIIISGAKVGTTATPFSFQAVVGGELISTTVSSANTASLSQLAAALNTNLQSQGLFATVINNNSDIRITDGRGRDISGVSLKPTSTTAGASAGHVQVYSAAVQVANWINGSSQATVLNPMFGAGNNPGFSKFQATLGGVSFELTPTTATDLNSLAAALQQQFRDKDKSTDISVVVDGTHLKITDSQGRSFKNFALTPADPASLASGGQVEIANSNVSQTNVRAEVFSEVRVPVGQLNLKKPLTINGQAITDYKTVNELVDKINASSAGVTASIETNGEFVLSDPLGSPIRINATADGNALNIQPTTYNAQVRMVQVVRDMRIAATDVDFKKPLQLNGVNIGEVAYDLPVTHLTDYEIKFGSPLQSVSAATPAALETALNANTAFAASYQAKVTGQRLVITPQKGEVSDADLDNTFSVKSDSEFLSPQTEIKTLSAFVDRINSKSASTGVVAEIDLYGDLKLSTTDEKGTRSISVGPGKDAAGNQTPNALGLDPMDFDVTERLKRKLLDPDFNTDIRVSFGSYGDPAEFGDPADLSKMGLRTGAYLEAGCPDDLLLFLTGKGSANVAVGFEGQPDNVRDSLRAQSLTIKFTAADRYTIVDAATGTELADRHYDPSVLEPVVEFQGLQIKLSHAPAVGDSYKIDGNFDGLGNNVNMLDMVDLNKKPTANGKTIANTYIDQINSVGNLAQQAIITQEALTVVNEQAVASRDKVSGVNLDDEAAALIRYQQAYQACAKALQVSGELFDSIVQIR; encoded by the coding sequence ATGAGTGACATGCTCGGCATCAGCAGCAATGCGATTGGTGCGTACCAACGTGCCCTGAGCACGGTTGCCAACAACATCTCGAACGTCAACACCGAAGGCTATTCACGCCAAGACGTGGTGCTCAAAGACTCTGCGCCCAAGAAATTGGCCAGCATGTATGTGGGTACGGGCGTCATGTTGCAAAACATCAAGCGCCAATACGACGCGTTTGCTGAATCGAATTTGCGCAACAGCACCAGCGACTTGGCTAGCCAAAAACCCATGGTCGATTACGCCAAACGCGTGATGGACATCATGGGTGACAAGAGCATTGGTTTGAGTTCTGCCTTCGATGATTTCTTTGCCGCTGCCGGTGCGCTGTCGGCCGATCCCGCATCAACAGTGCAGCGCACCAGTTTCTTGCGCAGCGCCGACGGTGTGGCTTCCCGCTTTGGTGAACTGAATACGCAGCTCGATTTGATTGCCACTGAAACCCGTCAAGGTGTTGAAAGTGTGGCCGCGCAGATCAACACACTGACCAGTCAGTTGGCATTGGTCAACCAAAGCTTGGCGAAATCACCCACGGTAGAAGGTCAGCCTGCTGAGCTGTTAGACCGTCGTGATTTGACTTTGCGTCAGCTGTCAGATTTGGTGCGCATTAAAACGACCTTCACAGCCAACGGTACGGTGAATGTCAGTTTGGGCACCACCATGACACAAGGCTTGGTGGTTAACGGCAACAAAGCCCGTCCCATTGGTATCGATAGCTCTGTTCAGGGAAAAATTGAACTGGTGCTCGACCCCTATGGCAACACCGAATCATTGGCCAGCGCAAGCGGCGGCCAGCTCGGCGGCTACCAAAGCTTCATCAGCCAAGTGCTGGAGCCCGCACAGAAAAACTTGTCGGCTTTGGCGCAAACTTTTGTGGCCGAAACTAACACCATTCAACGCAACGGCATCGATGGCTACGGCCAAATGGGTGCGGACTTGTTTGCGTTTGCTCCTGATGTGAGCATGCCTGCTGCAGCCATTCGTTTGGCTGTGAATGACGGCATGCGTGTTGCCACTGCTGCGCAGTTCCGTGTGGGTGAGGGCAGTACCAACATCACCACCACACGTGCCACGGTCAAGTTCACCGGCACAACACCTGCAACGCAGCTGAGCAATGCACAGTTGGTCAACAACCCCAACGCGTCTGCCGGTGTGACCTTTAAGGTTGACGGCGCACGTGTGTACACGCCCGTCACATCCTTGTCTGCCGGTGTCAAAGCTGCGTTCTATTTGGATGAAGCCGAACCAGGTCAACAGCTACAGGTCATGACGCGCGATGGCCGTCAGCTGCTAGGACAGGCTTTGACTGAAACTGAAAAGTTTCAACTCTTCACGCCTGAAAATGGATTTTCCGCAAACGCCAACTACAGCGATGCGTACCTCAACAAAACAGGGGCAGAGGCTTACCGTGGCTTAGACATGTTCTATGGCGCGAAAGCTGAAGTTCTTTATGGTCAGAACTTTGACCAATACGGTGCCGCGGGCACAGCCTTGCCTTTGGCTGCGTCGATGGAAACATCACGCATCTCGTCGAGCGATGCCAAGATTGCCGCTGGTGCGATCACCGTGAATGGCTTGGCGCTGTCAGCCTTCAATGCCAACACAGATTCGGAAATCATCATTTCTGGCGCCAAGGTCGGGACGACCGCAACGCCTTTCAGCTTTCAAGCAGTGGTGGGTGGTGAACTCATTTCGACCACCGTCTCATCTGCCAATACAGCTAGCCTGAGCCAGTTGGCCGCTGCATTGAATACCAACTTGCAATCGCAAGGACTCTTTGCCACGGTGATCAACAACAACTCTGACATCCGCATCACGGATGGCCGGGGGCGTGACATCAGTGGCGTTTCATTGAAACCGACATCCACCACTGCAGGTGCCTCCGCTGGTCATGTGCAGGTCTATTCGGCGGCCGTTCAGGTGGCCAATTGGATCAATGGCAGCTCTCAGGCCACGGTGCTCAACCCGATGTTTGGGGCGGGTAACAACCCTGGATTCTCCAAATTCCAAGCCACATTGGGCGGTGTGTCGTTTGAATTGACACCGACGACGGCCACCGACCTCAATAGCCTTGCTGCGGCACTGCAGCAACAGTTCAGAGACAAAGACAAAAGCACAGACATCAGCGTTGTGGTGGATGGCACACACTTGAAGATCACGGATAGTCAAGGGCGTTCATTTAAAAACTTTGCGCTTACCCCGGCAGATCCAGCATCGCTCGCTTCGGGTGGTCAAGTTGAAATTGCCAACAGCAATGTCTCCCAAACCAACGTGCGAGCTGAGGTGTTCTCAGAGGTGCGTGTGCCTGTGGGGCAATTGAATTTGAAGAAGCCGTTGACCATCAATGGTCAAGCCATCACAGATTACAAGACCGTCAATGAGTTGGTGGACAAGATCAACGCATCCAGTGCTGGTGTCACCGCTTCGATTGAAACCAACGGTGAATTTGTTTTGTCTGACCCCTTGGGCAGCCCGATTCGTATCAACGCCACAGCAGATGGCAATGCACTGAACATCCAGCCCACGACTTACAACGCACAAGTGCGCATGGTGCAAGTCGTGCGCGATATGCGCATTGCGGCAACTGACGTTGACTTTAAAAAGCCGCTGCAGCTCAACGGTGTGAACATTGGCGAAGTGGCCTACGACCTGCCAGTCACTCATTTGACTGACTACGAAATCAAGTTCGGCTCTCCGCTGCAATCTGTATCGGCAGCAACTCCTGCAGCTTTAGAAACAGCGCTCAATGCCAACACCGCTTTTGCTGCCTCGTACCAAGCCAAGGTCACAGGTCAGCGTTTGGTCATCACGCCTCAAAAAGGCGAGGTCAGCGATGCTGATTTAGACAACACGTTTTCAGTTAAGTCAGACAGCGAATTTTTGTCGCCCCAAACGGAAATCAAAACACTCAGCGCATTTGTCGATCGCATCAACTCTAAGAGCGCCAGTACCGGCGTTGTTGCTGAAATTGACTTGTACGGTGATTTGAAACTCAGCACCACAGATGAAAAAGGCACGCGCAGCATTTCTGTGGGCCCAGGCAAAGATGCGGCAGGCAACCAAACGCCAAACGCTTTGGGTCTTGACCCGATGGACTTTGATGTCACAGAGCGTCTGAAGCGTAAATTGTTAGACCCAGACTTCAATACAGACATTCGTGTGTCATTCGGCAGCTACGGTGACCCTGCGGAGTTTGGTGACCCAGCCGACCTCTCCAAGATGGGTTTGCGCACGGGCGCTTACCTTGAAGCCGGTTGCCCGGATGATTTGCTGTTGTTCTTGACAGGCAAGGGCTCCGCCAACGTGGCGGTTGGATTTGAAGGTCAACCCGACAACGTGCGCGACAGCTTGCGTGCCCAATCACTCACCATCAAGTTCACAGCCGCAGACCGTTACACCATCGTGGACGCAGCCACAGGGACCGAATTGGCGGATCGCCATTACGACCCCTCTGTGCTCGAGCCTGTGGTTGAGTTTCAAGGTTTGCAAATCAAGCTCAGCCACGCACCTGCTGTGGGCGACAGCTACAAGATTGATGGCAACTTTGATGGCCTGGGCAACAACGTCAACATGCTGGACATGGTGGACTTGAACAAAAAGCCCACCGCCAATGGCAAAACTATTGCCAACACCTACATCGACCAAATCAATAGCGTGGGTAACCTGGCTCAGCAAGCCATCATCACGCAAGAAGCGTTGACGGTGGTTAATGAACAGGCCGTTGCTTCACGCGACAAAGTGTCGGGCGTTAACTTAGACGATGAAGCCGCAGCGCTCATTCGTTACCAGCAGGCGTATCAGGCGTGCGCCAAAGCCCTGCAAGTGTCGGGTGAGTTGTTTGACTCCATCGTTCAAATCCGTTGA